Proteins from a genomic interval of Collinsella sp. zg1085:
- a CDS encoding sensor histidine kinase → MGKFLHPIRFTMRMNPTKVLGSAQFVMAMLLGLCVPMLFLLLIWFMTAHIANPVPAVVTIAGLVLLCFFFSYVFVLPDDLTLTSTDRTLAIASKLFAHIRNGMSSEVALDTCQIILPETMASAMCITDGRQVLASWGEGSERCLPGQPVILRHTLQVIETKDASVFSRENDSEDRQFFPRMGAGIAVPLIVRDACVGTMEFYYPRMSNIDLRQTALASGFADLLSTQLASFELDRQSEASARVELRALQSQVDPHFLFNTITTIVSLVRTEPEKARSLLIDFSKYYRQTLSDSEKLTTLEHEINQGVRYINLMQARFGETRLQVQSALAHDAMDALVPPFILQPLLENCIKHAMRETKPLHISIASHLTDTGVEIIVSDDGLGMSPEVLEHLFDTRSRVDEPETITADGSIKRGCGLALSNVLMRIHLFFGEESGIHVESTEGVGTCVSVKLVGAPHQPPAPASALLHV, encoded by the coding sequence GTGGGCAAGTTTTTACATCCTATTAGGTTTACCATGCGCATGAACCCAACGAAGGTTTTAGGTTCAGCACAATTTGTTATGGCTATGCTGTTAGGGCTTTGTGTCCCCATGCTCTTTTTGCTGCTCATTTGGTTTATGACAGCACACATTGCAAATCCTGTTCCTGCTGTTGTCACCATTGCAGGGCTTGTGCTGCTATGTTTTTTCTTCTCCTATGTTTTTGTGCTACCCGACGACCTAACGCTGACCTCAACCGATAGAACGCTCGCCATTGCCTCTAAGCTGTTTGCTCATATCCGAAATGGCATGTCATCTGAAGTGGCGCTTGACACCTGCCAGATTATTCTTCCAGAAACCATGGCATCGGCTATGTGTATTACCGATGGACGGCAGGTATTAGCAAGTTGGGGCGAGGGTTCAGAGCGCTGTTTGCCAGGCCAGCCGGTTATCTTGCGTCATACCTTGCAGGTTATAGAAACCAAGGATGCAAGTGTTTTTTCACGTGAAAATGATAGCGAAGACCGGCAGTTTTTTCCGCGTATGGGGGCAGGAATTGCGGTTCCTTTAATTGTGCGTGATGCCTGCGTGGGAACCATGGAGTTTTATTATCCGCGCATGAGTAATATCGACTTGCGCCAAACGGCACTTGCATCTGGTTTTGCCGACTTGCTTTCAACGCAACTGGCAAGTTTTGAGCTCGATCGCCAGTCTGAGGCTTCTGCGCGCGTTGAGCTGCGCGCACTGCAGTCCCAGGTTGACCCGCATTTTTTGTTTAATACCATCACAACCATTGTTTCTCTTGTGCGTACCGAGCCAGAAAAGGCGCGTTCACTCCTTATAGACTTTTCAAAATATTATCGGCAGACCCTTTCTGATTCAGAAAAGCTCACCACACTTGAGCACGAAATTAACCAGGGAGTGCGCTATATCAATCTTATGCAGGCACGCTTTGGAGAAACACGCTTACAAGTGCAATCTGCCCTTGCTCATGACGCAATGGATGCCTTGGTGCCTCCCTTTATTTTGCAGCCGCTTCTTGAAAACTGCATTAAGCACGCTATGCGCGAGACAAAGCCCTTACATATCAGCATTGCAAGCCACCTAACCGATACGGGTGTTGAAATTATTGTGTCTGATGATGGTCTTGGTATGTCGCCTGAGGTCCTTGAGCATCTGTTTGATACGCGCAGCCGTGTTGATGAACCAGAAACCATAACCGCCGATGGCTCAATTAAGCGAGGCTGCGGCCTTGCGCTTAGCAATGTCTTAATGCGTATTCATCTTTTCTTTGGCGAAGAGTCAGGCATACATGTTGAATCAACGGAGGGCGTGGGAACCTGCGTCTCGGTAAAACTAGTGGGGGCGCCTCATCAGCCTCCAGCACCCGCCTCAGCACTACTGCATGTTTAG
- a CDS encoding amidohydrolase family protein — protein sequence MGKKYAIVGGKLVDGTGTTPVEDSLVLVGEDGKIEYAGKREDVPADGGYEVIDATGKTVMPGLIDTHLHFSGNLTDNDTDWVMQPLLNKQAVAVKQAYDCLTHGLTTVCEIGRFGVNVRDCINDGVFKGPRVFATGLGFCRVAGHGDSHHCSQLENKESHPWGDQVDGPWDLRKAVRRRLREDVDAIKIWATGGGIWRWDSGRDQHYCAEEIKAVCDEAKMVGIPVWSHSYNSHAAAYDSVRFGCEQLIHGFDIDERTMDLMAEQGTFFTPTIGFLPTWYSTYPPVYVPEIHDKFPGETLVEKELQRNYDCLREAKKRGVIFTIGSDSFSFVTPYGYVTIDEMYDFVEKVGISPLETITCATLNGAKMVHKENEFGSLEAGKWADILVVNGDPASNIRDLTPDNMDVIMKEGDIVISGTFGDGNKYSA from the coding sequence ATGGGTAAGAAGTATGCAATTGTTGGTGGTAAGCTGGTCGATGGTACTGGTACAACACCGGTAGAGGATTCGCTGGTACTTGTTGGCGAAGATGGTAAGATTGAATATGCCGGCAAGCGCGAAGATGTTCCTGCAGATGGTGGCTATGAGGTTATTGATGCAACAGGCAAAACTGTTATGCCAGGTCTTATCGATACCCATCTTCACTTCTCAGGCAATCTTACCGACAACGACACCGACTGGGTTATGCAGCCGCTGCTCAACAAGCAGGCAGTTGCTGTTAAGCAGGCGTATGACTGCTTGACCCACGGTTTGACCACCGTATGCGAGATTGGTCGCTTTGGTGTAAATGTTCGCGATTGCATCAACGACGGCGTATTCAAAGGCCCTCGCGTATTTGCAACAGGTTTAGGTTTTTGCCGGGTAGCAGGGCACGGTGACTCGCATCACTGCAGCCAGCTTGAGAACAAAGAGTCTCACCCTTGGGGCGATCAGGTTGACGGTCCGTGGGATCTTCGCAAGGCTGTTCGTCGTCGTTTGCGCGAGGACGTTGACGCTATCAAGATTTGGGCTACCGGCGGCGGCATCTGGCGCTGGGATTCTGGTCGCGACCAGCATTATTGCGCAGAAGAGATTAAGGCAGTTTGCGACGAGGCAAAGATGGTAGGCATTCCGGTATGGAGCCACTCCTACAATTCACATGCTGCGGCCTATGATTCTGTCCGCTTTGGCTGCGAGCAGCTGATTCACGGCTTTGATATTGATGAGCGCACCATGGACCTCATGGCTGAGCAGGGCACCTTCTTTACGCCCACCATTGGCTTCTTGCCCACATGGTACTCAACCTATCCACCGGTCTATGTGCCAGAGATTCACGATAAGTTCCCCGGCGAGACCTTGGTAGAAAAAGAGCTTCAGCGCAATTATGACTGCCTGCGTGAAGCCAAGAAGCGCGGCGTAATCTTTACTATCGGTTCTGACTCCTTCTCATTTGTAACGCCGTATGGCTATGTCACCATCGACGAGATGTATGACTTTGTTGAGAAGGTTGGCATTTCTCCGCTTGAGACCATCACCTGCGCCACGCTCAACGGTGCCAAGATGGTTCACAAAGAGAACGAGTTTGGTTCACTTGAAGCTGGCAAGTGGGCAGACATCTTGGTGGTAAACGGTGACCCTGCATCCAATATCCGTGACCTTACCCCCGATAACATGGACGTCATCATGAAGGAAGGCGACATTGTTATCTCTGGTACTTTCGGCGATGGCAATAAGTATTCTGCATAG
- the recJ gene encoding single-stranded-DNA-specific exonuclease RecJ encodes MPTLVSTKRWTVAPHHPELEAHLAHQLHVAPLVARVMIAQGIRSVEAGRAFLTPSLERDWADPFIIPGMTEVVSRLEQALHLHQTIAVFGDFDVDGITSTCLLTEALRALGATVHPFIPRRKDEGYGMSKEALDRVIACCSPDVVVTVDNGIAAKHEAPYLLNQGIDLVVTDHHEPSNLVPVGVPIANPKFESTGPSRELAGAGVALKVVHGLGMRLGAPHLWKRYTEVAALGTVADMMQLTPENRALVADGIACMRTTSRPGFIALAALSNTDLSAITTESLSFSLIPRLNAAGRMSDPALALSLLMETDPVYAGKLASELEAINQERRAIEAALTEDAIRSAESDFDGGLSLVVAGEGWHEGVKGIVASRLAHRFHVPSILFSIEDGQARGSGRSVGNINLFDAVGQCSDVLTRFGGHAGAVGLTCPADKVPAFRHRLNEVLSTFSPDDFEDRGEIAGTAQLSELTIETIKQLSLLEPFGQGNPVPLFAITGVTMSDRAAVGKTAEHLRFTATDGRSGVSAIMFRAPQIQDMLSYDGALDVVCSVIAETWQGRCKPKLMVRDILVPDRLIAPAENGSTSTDEADEACPALMASCTRATALPVAEPLADERRYRMQQLSYEELSRSLIHAVIGSSAPHAAQLEALQALADGQHVLSVMGTGRGKSLIFQVHAAREALLRHRASIFVYPLRALVADQAMQLKRTAAKLGLHIAVLTGESSPSERQRLYADLSRGTLDVVMTTPEYLALHSHAFAVTGRVAFVAFDEIHHITEADSGTRSAYGELARIYAELQEPQILACTATATPACMTALGKLPLHLRYITDETVRNNLCIDDDRDLVHRDNRLVSVVATGEQCVVYVNAREQSVALVRTLRRRVSALAHKIAYYHAGLTRAERAQVEAAFRAGDLCCIVSTSAFGEGVNLPGIRHVVLYHMPYSEIEFNQMSGRAGRDGETAHIHLMYSPRDARINEHILWLQAPERERLVVVYRALRTLGARVSSCEDGLRAENESILALCKQIDGKNLVDERLIDPALGIFEELGLLQVYETRGARVIQLAEAPQHVDLMQSIRYLEGLRARRSFEAFRTWALKASVRDMLAHVNRPLLPSFPEGGRFDEC; translated from the coding sequence ATGCCTACCTTAGTTTCTACCAAACGGTGGACGGTTGCTCCACACCACCCTGAGCTTGAAGCACATCTTGCTCATCAGCTCCACGTTGCCCCGCTGGTGGCGCGCGTGATGATTGCACAAGGTATAAGAAGTGTTGAGGCGGGGCGCGCCTTCTTAACCCCCTCACTTGAACGTGATTGGGCAGACCCCTTTATTATCCCTGGCATGACCGAGGTTGTTAGCCGCTTAGAACAAGCACTGCATCTACACCAGACGATTGCGGTTTTTGGCGATTTTGACGTTGATGGTATTACCTCAACCTGCCTGTTAACTGAGGCGCTGCGTGCGCTTGGAGCAACCGTTCACCCCTTTATTCCTCGGCGCAAAGACGAGGGCTACGGCATGAGCAAAGAAGCGCTCGATCGCGTGATTGCTTGTTGCTCGCCTGATGTGGTGGTGACGGTTGATAATGGTATTGCAGCCAAGCACGAGGCTCCGTATCTTCTTAATCAAGGTATCGATTTAGTAGTAACTGACCACCATGAGCCGTCAAACCTAGTGCCTGTCGGTGTTCCTATTGCTAATCCTAAGTTTGAGTCCACCGGTCCCTCGCGTGAGCTTGCTGGCGCGGGGGTAGCACTTAAAGTGGTGCATGGTTTGGGCATGCGTTTAGGTGCGCCTCATCTCTGGAAGCGCTATACAGAAGTTGCAGCGCTTGGCACCGTGGCGGATATGATGCAGCTTACGCCTGAGAATCGCGCTCTTGTTGCAGATGGAATTGCATGCATGCGCACGACATCACGCCCTGGTTTTATCGCGCTGGCAGCGCTAAGCAATACCGACCTGTCTGCCATTACCACCGAGTCACTCTCGTTTTCGCTCATTCCGCGTCTCAATGCTGCAGGACGTATGTCTGACCCGGCACTCGCGTTATCACTGCTTATGGAGACAGACCCGGTATACGCTGGCAAGCTTGCCTCTGAGCTTGAGGCTATCAACCAAGAGCGCCGCGCTATTGAGGCTGCGCTTACCGAAGATGCTATTCGCTCTGCCGAGTCAGACTTTGATGGGGGTTTATCCCTTGTGGTGGCTGGTGAAGGCTGGCATGAAGGTGTTAAAGGTATTGTCGCCAGTCGTTTAGCACATCGCTTTCACGTGCCATCAATTTTGTTCTCAATTGAAGATGGGCAGGCGCGCGGAAGTGGTCGCTCGGTTGGAAACATCAATCTATTTGATGCGGTTGGCCAATGCTCCGATGTGCTGACGCGTTTTGGAGGGCATGCGGGTGCGGTTGGGCTTACCTGTCCTGCAGATAAGGTACCGGCATTTCGTCATCGACTCAATGAGGTTTTATCTACCTTTTCGCCTGATGACTTTGAAGACCGAGGAGAAATTGCTGGTACGGCTCAGCTGAGTGAGCTCACCATTGAGACTATCAAACAGCTGTCGTTACTTGAGCCCTTTGGGCAGGGAAACCCGGTTCCTCTGTTTGCAATAACAGGTGTCACCATGTCTGATAGGGCGGCGGTGGGCAAAACTGCCGAGCACCTGCGCTTTACTGCAACAGATGGACGCTCTGGCGTGTCTGCCATTATGTTTCGAGCACCCCAGATTCAAGATATGCTGAGCTATGATGGTGCACTTGATGTGGTGTGTAGTGTTATTGCAGAAACGTGGCAGGGGCGATGCAAACCCAAGCTCATGGTTCGTGACATCTTAGTACCAGATAGGTTAATCGCGCCTGCTGAGAACGGCTCAACCAGCACAGATGAGGCAGACGAGGCTTGTCCAGCGCTCATGGCATCGTGTACGCGTGCTACTGCGCTACCTGTGGCGGAGCCTCTTGCAGATGAGCGTCGTTATCGCATGCAACAGTTGTCGTATGAGGAGCTCTCGCGAAGCCTTATTCATGCAGTGATTGGGAGCTCAGCGCCACATGCGGCGCAACTTGAGGCTTTGCAGGCGCTTGCAGATGGTCAACACGTGCTCAGTGTCATGGGAACCGGACGCGGCAAATCCTTGATTTTTCAGGTTCATGCAGCACGAGAGGCATTGCTGCGCCATCGTGCGAGTATCTTTGTGTATCCCTTGCGTGCCCTTGTTGCAGACCAGGCGATGCAGCTTAAAAGGACTGCGGCAAAGCTTGGTTTGCATATTGCGGTGCTCACCGGTGAAAGCTCACCGTCCGAGCGTCAGCGCCTCTATGCCGATTTGTCACGCGGTACACTTGATGTTGTTATGACCACACCAGAATATCTGGCACTTCATAGTCATGCCTTTGCTGTAACAGGGCGTGTTGCGTTTGTAGCATTTGATGAAATTCACCATATTACTGAGGCAGATAGTGGCACTCGCAGCGCCTATGGCGAGCTTGCACGCATCTACGCGGAGCTTCAGGAGCCACAAATTCTTGCCTGCACCGCCACGGCAACGCCTGCGTGTATGACAGCGCTTGGCAAACTTCCGCTACATCTGCGTTATATCACCGACGAAACCGTACGCAATAATTTGTGCATAGATGATGATCGAGACCTTGTGCATCGTGACAATCGCTTGGTGTCGGTGGTTGCAACGGGGGAGCAGTGCGTGGTGTACGTGAACGCACGCGAGCAAAGTGTTGCACTGGTGAGAACCTTGCGCCGTCGGGTATCGGCGCTTGCTCATAAAATTGCCTACTATCATGCAGGCCTTACACGTGCGGAGCGTGCTCAGGTTGAAGCAGCCTTTCGTGCGGGCGACCTTTGCTGTATTGTCTCAACCTCAGCCTTTGGTGAGGGGGTTAACTTACCTGGTATTCGCCATGTCGTGCTCTATCATATGCCGTATTCAGAGATAGAGTTTAACCAGATGAGCGGACGCGCTGGGCGCGATGGGGAGACCGCGCATATCCATCTTATGTATTCGCCGCGTGACGCTCGCATCAACGAGCACATCTTATGGCTGCAAGCACCTGAGCGTGAGCGCTTGGTGGTGGTGTATCGGGCACTGAGAACCTTAGGGGCTCGTGTGTCGTCGTGCGAGGATGGTTTGCGCGCAGAAAATGAGAGCATTTTGGCACTATGTAAGCAGATTGATGGCAAGAATCTGGTTGATGAGCGCTTGATAGACCCAGCGCTTGGCATTTTTGAAGAGCTGGGGCTCCTGCAGGTTTATGAAACGCGAGGAGCGCGTGTTATTCAGCTTGCCGAAGCACCTCAACACGTCGATTTAATGCAGTCGATTCGCTACCTAGAGGGCCTTCGGGCGCGGCGCTCCTTTGAGGCATTTCGTACCTGGGCGCTTAAGGCCTCAGTCCGTGATATGCTAGCTCACGTCAATAGACCATTGCTTCCGAGCTTTCCCGAAGGAGGGCGTTTCGATGAGTGCTGA
- a CDS encoding APC family permease — MAETHAGPQAAQGGMKKTLSLWNFFTIGFGAIIGTGWVLQVGDWIVVGGGPVPAMIAFLLGALFLVPIGAVFGELTAAIPISGGIVEYVDRTFGRIPSFVTGWLLALGNGILCPWEAIAISTLVSDMFGTIPGLEFLRSVELYEILGAKVYLFPTIISLAFAVYVIFLNFKGASSAAKLQAFLTKALLCGMLLAMGISLFTGSPMHALHNGEIFSQVANAGGGVAATGADNIFGGIMGVLLLTPFFYAGFDTIPQQAEEAAEGLNWNKFGKIITLALLASGGFYMICIYSFGTILDWHTFVESPVPALACLKNINFFFYLIMLTIATLGPMGPMNSFYGATSRIMLAMSRKGQLPAQFAEVDEKSGAPKLACIVLAIITLVGPFMGKNMLIPLTKVSALAFIFSCTMVSLACFKMRFSEPDLPRPYKVPGGKFGIFLAILAGLIIIALIVFPITAESLDFTGWVIVLGWLVLGFVLLFATSAMKKTA; from the coding sequence ATGGCAGAGACGCATGCCGGACCACAGGCTGCCCAAGGAGGTATGAAGAAAACCCTATCGCTATGGAATTTCTTCACCATCGGCTTTGGCGCCATTATTGGTACGGGCTGGGTACTCCAGGTAGGAGACTGGATTGTAGTTGGCGGCGGTCCTGTCCCAGCTATGATTGCGTTCTTGCTGGGCGCGCTGTTCTTGGTGCCCATCGGTGCCGTATTTGGCGAGCTTACTGCTGCTATTCCTATCTCGGGCGGTATTGTTGAGTACGTAGACCGCACCTTTGGTCGCATTCCGTCGTTTGTAACGGGCTGGCTGCTGGCTTTAGGTAACGGCATTTTGTGCCCTTGGGAAGCAATTGCTATCTCAACGCTTGTTTCTGACATGTTTGGCACAATTCCTGGTCTTGAGTTTTTGCGCTCTGTTGAGCTCTATGAGATTTTGGGTGCAAAGGTGTATTTGTTCCCCACCATCATCTCGCTAGCATTTGCGGTATACGTTATCTTCCTAAACTTCAAGGGCGCATCATCTGCAGCTAAGCTTCAGGCCTTCCTTACCAAAGCCTTGCTTTGCGGTATGTTACTTGCTATGGGTATTTCGCTCTTTACCGGCTCACCGATGCATGCGCTGCATAACGGCGAGATTTTCTCTCAGGTTGCAAATGCTGGTGGCGGTGTTGCAGCAACGGGTGCCGATAACATCTTTGGCGGCATCATGGGTGTATTGCTGCTCACGCCGTTCTTCTACGCTGGCTTTGATACCATTCCGCAGCAGGCAGAAGAGGCAGCAGAAGGTCTTAACTGGAACAAGTTTGGCAAAATTATTACGCTTGCCTTGCTTGCATCTGGTGGCTTCTACATGATTTGCATCTATTCATTTGGCACCATCCTTGACTGGCACACCTTTGTTGAGTCACCGGTGCCTGCTCTTGCATGCTTGAAGAACATTAACTTCTTCTTCTATCTCATCATGCTTACTATCGCAACGCTTGGTCCTATGGGTCCTATGAACTCGTTCTATGGCGCTACCAGCCGTATTATGCTTGCTATGAGCCGCAAAGGTCAGCTCCCAGCTCAGTTTGCCGAGGTTGACGAAAAGTCCGGTGCACCTAAGCTGGCCTGCATTGTTCTTGCCATTATTACTTTGGTTGGCCCCTTTATGGGCAAGAACATGCTTATTCCGCTCACTAAGGTATCGGCGCTTGCCTTCATCTTCTCATGCACGATGGTTTCTTTGGCCTGCTTTAAGATGCGTTTCTCAGAGCCCGACCTTCCGCGCCCCTATAAGGTGCCGGGCGGCAAGTTTGGTATCTTCCTCGCAATTCTTGCTGGTCTTATCATCATTGCTCTGATTGTATTCCCCATCACAGCTGAATCGCTTGACTTCACAGGTTGGGTCATTGTTTTGGGCTGGCTGGTCTTGGGCTTTGTGCTGCTCTTTGCAACGTCTGCCATGAAAAAGACGGCATAA
- a CDS encoding bifunctional (p)ppGpp synthetase/guanosine-3',5'-bis(diphosphate) 3'-pyrophosphohydrolase, with product MVYYRTASDLPPEICADRWDVLRGLCSKYMSTADASGVEKAYCFAAEKHADQRRRSGELYINHPIEVGIILAELKMDRDVVCAALLHDTVEDTSTSLDDVSAIFGTTVSELVDGVTKLTNIEVDSMDAKQALNLRKMFLAMSRDIRVVIVKLADRLHNMRTLAALREDRRLFKARETMDVYAPLADRLGISSMKWELEDLSFFYLEPQAYQRIARMVSESREARERFLAETIKALDDELKDARLSGYQINGRSKHYWSIYQKMQRKGKEFSEIYDLVALRVITNSVGDCYSVLGAVHSIWHPMPGRFKDYIAMPKFNNYQSLHTTVIGPTARPLEIQIRTYEMHEQAEYGIAAHWLYKRSGGSQAHKPADAQRLDDQITMLKRSLDWAISDEIENPKEFLHTLKVDLFDQEIFVFTPKGEVMNLRAGSTPLDFAYAVHTEVGNHCVGAKVNGAVAPLSHELNMGDRVEILTNKAAKPSRDWFSIVRTPSARSKIKRYFTAATKDDDAALGRDALAKDLRKRGYGISTQRTTRALASIATQLNFRHIDDLFAVLGAGKLAVRAIGNKVEAILDPKPEDTKQNPASTEEIVEAAKRQVRGSNRKPRNTSRPGSSGVVVSGVEGDMLVRLAHCCNPVSGDDIVGFITRGRGVSVHRANCPNVADLQKNPERMIGVEWDGAADALFKVEIVIEGLDRMGLLKDVTIAIGDGGGNILSASTSTNREGIANLRFLIEISDASGLDPLLAHISNVDSVYDARRIMPGEGARQMRRR from the coding sequence ATGGTGTATTATCGCACAGCATCTGATTTACCGCCTGAGATTTGTGCTGATCGCTGGGATGTGCTCAGGGGGCTTTGCAGCAAGTATATGAGTACGGCAGACGCTTCTGGGGTTGAAAAAGCGTATTGCTTTGCTGCAGAAAAGCACGCTGACCAGCGTCGGCGCTCTGGCGAGCTCTATATCAACCACCCCATTGAGGTAGGCATTATCTTAGCCGAGCTCAAAATGGACCGCGATGTTGTCTGCGCTGCGCTTTTACACGATACCGTTGAAGATACTTCAACCTCGCTTGACGATGTTTCTGCAATTTTTGGTACAACGGTTTCTGAGCTTGTTGATGGCGTTACCAAGCTAACCAATATTGAAGTTGACAGTATGGATGCCAAGCAGGCACTCAATTTGCGCAAGATGTTTTTGGCTATGAGTCGCGATATTCGCGTGGTGATTGTCAAACTTGCAGACCGCTTGCACAATATGCGCACGCTCGCTGCGCTTCGCGAGGACCGTCGCCTCTTTAAGGCGCGCGAAACCATGGACGTGTACGCACCGTTGGCTGACCGTCTGGGCATTTCCTCAATGAAATGGGAACTTGAGGATTTGTCGTTTTTCTATCTTGAGCCTCAAGCCTATCAGCGTATTGCGCGTATGGTTTCTGAAAGTCGTGAGGCACGCGAACGCTTTTTAGCAGAAACCATTAAAGCCCTAGATGATGAGCTAAAAGATGCTCGCCTGAGCGGCTATCAAATCAATGGGCGCTCAAAACACTACTGGTCTATCTATCAAAAGATGCAGCGTAAGGGAAAAGAGTTCTCAGAGATTTATGACTTGGTTGCCTTGCGTGTGATAACCAATTCAGTAGGGGATTGTTATTCGGTTTTGGGAGCGGTGCACTCCATTTGGCATCCTATGCCTGGTCGCTTCAAAGACTATATTGCCATGCCCAAGTTTAATAACTACCAGAGCTTGCATACCACGGTTATCGGCCCCACGGCTCGTCCGCTTGAGATTCAAATTCGCACGTATGAGATGCATGAACAGGCAGAATATGGTATTGCAGCACACTGGCTGTACAAGCGCTCTGGTGGCTCGCAGGCGCACAAACCCGCTGATGCTCAGCGCCTTGATGATCAGATTACTATGCTTAAGCGCTCACTTGACTGGGCCATATCTGATGAGATTGAAAACCCCAAGGAGTTTTTGCATACCCTCAAGGTTGACCTGTTTGACCAGGAGATTTTTGTTTTTACTCCTAAAGGCGAGGTAATGAATCTACGCGCTGGCTCAACGCCGCTTGATTTTGCCTATGCAGTTCACACTGAGGTGGGCAATCATTGCGTTGGTGCAAAGGTAAATGGGGCAGTGGCACCGCTTTCGCATGAGTTAAACATGGGTGACCGTGTTGAGATTTTAACCAATAAGGCAGCAAAGCCCTCGCGTGACTGGTTCTCGATTGTAAGAACACCAAGCGCGCGTTCAAAAATTAAGCGCTACTTTACCGCGGCAACAAAAGATGATGACGCTGCTCTTGGTCGTGATGCCTTGGCAAAAGACTTGCGCAAGCGCGGTTATGGCATCTCAACTCAGCGCACTACGCGCGCTCTTGCCTCAATTGCCACTCAGCTTAATTTTCGCCATATAGACGATTTGTTTGCCGTGCTTGGCGCAGGAAAGCTGGCTGTTCGGGCAATTGGTAATAAGGTTGAAGCAATTCTTGACCCAAAGCCAGAAGATACCAAGCAAAACCCCGCCTCAACTGAAGAAATTGTCGAAGCGGCAAAGCGACAGGTAAGAGGTAGCAATCGCAAACCACGCAATACGAGCCGGCCGGGAAGCTCGGGCGTGGTGGTTTCTGGCGTTGAGGGCGATATGCTGGTGCGTCTTGCTCACTGCTGCAATCCGGTTTCGGGGGATGATATTGTAGGCTTTATCACACGTGGACGCGGTGTATCGGTTCACCGAGCTAACTGCCCCAATGTTGCCGATTTACAGAAAAACCCCGAGCGTATGATTGGGGTTGAGTGGGATGGTGCGGCAGATGCACTCTTTAAGGTTGAGATTGTCATTGAAGGTCTCGACCGCATGGGGCTGCTTAAAGATGTCACGATTGCCATTGGTGATGGAGGTGGCAATATCTTGAGCGCTTCAACTTCAACCAATCGTGAGGGAATTGCAAACCTGCGTTTCTTAATTGAGATTTCTGACGCGAGTGGTCTTGACCCTTTATTGGCACATATCAGCAACGTTGATTCTGTCTATGATGCCCGTCGCATTATGCCAGGTGAAGGCGCGCGTCAGATGCGCCGGCGTTGA
- a CDS encoding bile acid:sodium symporter family protein: MWWQKLGSGIAKRMPYVVLICVTTGIMFPQELAGIAQFVPVFFAFMTFQGSLSNTLHQTLEVFRHPADLLAILVISLVLMPIGANLLARLFFAGDIHLITGLVLAYSVPVGIVSFMWVSMFQGNTPLALAVILISTVISPISIPLSLSIFLGEAVHMDALGMMHDMVFMIALPALAGTLLNDFTHGWAHEKLSPAISPAARILMMIIITSNATALSDAVRHLSGVHVMVACFTVCYTGSGFLWGALVARLMQRPFSTLVTMCFDCGLRNISSGAVIASSYFPNAVMFPVMCGTIFQQLLASLAGSIMQKLTQEERAHERHYVARGLAALRARKKAHKD, from the coding sequence ATGTGGTGGCAAAAGCTGGGTAGTGGTATTGCCAAGCGAATGCCGTATGTCGTACTTATATGCGTTACAACCGGCATTATGTTTCCACAGGAACTTGCTGGTATTGCACAATTTGTGCCCGTGTTTTTTGCCTTTATGACCTTTCAGGGCTCACTGAGCAACACACTCCATCAAACACTTGAGGTATTCAGGCATCCCGCTGATTTGCTTGCTATCTTGGTAATATCACTTGTGCTCATGCCCATTGGAGCCAACCTACTTGCACGGTTGTTTTTTGCTGGAGATATTCACCTGATTACCGGCTTAGTGCTTGCCTATTCAGTGCCTGTTGGTATAGTTAGCTTTATGTGGGTGAGCATGTTTCAAGGAAACACCCCCCTTGCTCTCGCTGTCATTTTGATTTCAACCGTTATATCGCCGATAAGCATCCCTTTGAGCCTCAGCATATTTTTAGGAGAAGCTGTTCATATGGATGCGCTCGGCATGATGCACGATATGGTATTCATGATTGCGCTTCCTGCCCTTGCCGGCACACTCTTAAATGACTTCACGCATGGCTGGGCACACGAAAAACTATCACCTGCCATCAGCCCTGCTGCACGTATTCTCATGATGATTATTATTACGTCTAACGCGACAGCCTTAAGCGATGCGGTGCGGCATCTCTCTGGGGTACATGTCATGGTTGCCTGCTTTACCGTGTGCTATACCGGCTCAGGGTTTTTATGGGGTGCTCTGGTTGCACGGTTGATGCAAAGACCTTTTTCAACCTTAGTTACTATGTGCTTTGACTGTGGACTGCGCAATATTTCATCTGGCGCTGTTATTGCAAGCAGCTACTTTCCCAACGCGGTTATGTTTCCTGTCATGTGCGGAACAATTTTTCAACAGCTTTTGGCTTCTCTAGCTGGGTCCATCATGCAAAAGCTGACCCAAGAAGAACGTGCCCACGAGCGCCACTATGTAGCGCGTGGCCTTGCTGCACTTCGCGCGCGCAAAAAAGCCCACAAAGACTAA